The following are from one region of the Ruficoccus sp. ZRK36 genome:
- a CDS encoding alpha/beta hydrolase translates to MGAAMFNEPSQPLHPTDAVLSKARFYPHFLEDAEKPACMLVLPGGGYSGVSHQEGPPVAAWFNSMGIAAAVLEYTVNRVDEPEPELYPQPQQQALYAMRYLRANADELNIDPNRIGVIGFSAGGHLCACTSQGFDRADWLLDPDGTLGDTSARPDASILSYAVLSASDFMHVGSFKNLLGPDVTKEQAEALGWEKHINPNSPPTFLWHTAADAGVPVENTYLMAMGLQANGTPHEVHVFPEGAHGLGLVSIGNRRQPGTDQWRALAENWLMRLGF, encoded by the coding sequence ATGGGTGCCGCTATGTTCAACGAGCCCTCCCAACCCCTGCATCCCACGGATGCGGTTCTGTCTAAAGCGCGCTTCTACCCGCATTTTCTGGAAGATGCCGAGAAGCCAGCCTGCATGCTGGTGCTGCCCGGTGGCGGCTACTCCGGTGTGAGCCACCAGGAGGGGCCTCCCGTGGCCGCGTGGTTTAACTCCATGGGCATCGCTGCCGCCGTGCTGGAGTACACCGTCAACCGCGTGGACGAGCCGGAGCCCGAGCTCTACCCGCAGCCGCAGCAGCAGGCGCTCTACGCGATGCGCTACCTGCGCGCCAACGCCGACGAGCTGAACATCGACCCGAACCGCATCGGCGTGATCGGCTTCTCCGCCGGTGGCCACCTCTGTGCCTGCACTTCGCAGGGCTTTGACCGCGCCGACTGGCTGCTCGACCCCGACGGCACGCTGGGTGACACCAGTGCCCGCCCCGATGCCTCGATCCTTTCCTATGCGGTCCTCTCGGCCAGCGATTTTATGCACGTGGGCAGCTTTAAAAACCTGCTCGGTCCGGACGTGACCAAGGAGCAGGCTGAGGCCCTCGGCTGGGAAAAACACATCAACCCGAACTCGCCCCCGACCTTCCTCTGGCACACTGCTGCCGACGCCGGGGTCCCTGTCGAAAACACCTACCTCATGGCCATGGGCCTGCAGGCCAACGGTACGCCGCACGAGGTGCACGTCTTCCCCGAAGGAGCGCACGGCCTCGGCCTCGTCTCTATCGGAAACCGCCGCCAACCCGGCACCGACCAGTGGCGCGCCCTCGCCGAAAACTGGCTCATGCGGCTGGGCTTCTAG
- a CDS encoding peptidylprolyl isomerase gives MPPPPGQASARHILVKTEAECEDLKKQISGGADFAAVAAEHSKCPSGKRGGELGTFGKGQMVKEFEDVVFTAPVGEVQGPVKTDFGFHLIEVTARS, from the coding sequence CTGCCGCCTCCTCCCGGCCAGGCCAGCGCTCGCCACATCCTCGTCAAGACCGAGGCCGAGTGCGAAGACCTGAAGAAACAGATCTCCGGTGGTGCGGATTTCGCAGCCGTCGCCGCTGAGCACAGCAAGTGCCCCTCCGGTAAGCGTGGTGGCGAGCTGGGCACCTTCGGCAAGGGCCAGATGGTCAAGGAATTTGAAGACGTGGTCTTCACCGCGCCGGTCGGCGAGGTGCAGGGCCCGGTCAAGACCGACTTTGGCTTCCACCTGATCGAAGTCACCGCCCGCAGCTAG
- a CDS encoding thioesterase family protein, with translation MAEAFQYRRMVDFCETDMAGIAHFSNFFRWMEAAESALLRKVGVALTASDGVTDYGWPRVRASCSYHEPVRYSDELQIELTIKTIKLKAVEYVAKFYVGEGDDRRHVATGKMTAVYVTKPTAGGPMKSLALPPDLLQRLAPYAEEIIA, from the coding sequence ATGGCCGAGGCATTTCAATATCGCCGTATGGTGGACTTTTGCGAGACCGACATGGCCGGTATCGCCCACTTCTCGAACTTCTTTCGCTGGATGGAGGCGGCTGAGTCCGCCCTGCTGCGCAAGGTCGGTGTAGCCCTGACCGCCAGCGATGGCGTGACCGACTACGGCTGGCCGCGCGTGCGCGCCTCGTGCTCCTATCATGAGCCGGTCCGCTATAGCGACGAGCTACAGATCGAGCTGACGATCAAGACGATCAAGCTCAAGGCCGTCGAGTATGTCGCTAAGTTTTACGTAGGCGAAGGCGACGATCGCCGCCACGTAGCCACCGGAAAGATGACCGCCGTCTATGTCACGAAGCCAACCGCTGGCGGGCCGATGAAATCGCTCGCTCTGCCACCGGACCTGCTTCAACGCCTTGCCCCCTACGCCGAGGAAATCATTGCCTAA
- a CDS encoding sodium:proton antiporter yields MEISLFGTFVLVLAVGAAAQWIGWRLKIPAILLLLAAGLTAGPLTGLIRPDEAFGEVLFPLVSVSVAIILFEGGLSLKLRDLAKGGTSILRLVTLGGAVTWAMAGWMSWALLDFSPILSVLFGALLTVTGPTVIGPMLRAIRPRGTVKAIAKWEGILNDPLGVLLAVLVFEVYLSRHYDDATAVILLGLGETLLTSILLAGAAAAILIALVRAKLMPEFLHNLFVLALVLGIFAASNAVLEESGLLTVTLFGVILANQSVFNVRHIIEFKENLQVLLISSLFVVLAARVNFEDFAVLGWQSAIFIVALILIVRPVAVIVATFGSKQTNWRERVLLMLLAPRGMVAMVLTSVFALRIEQQGDTAVGATMLAVMLLVIVTTVLVYGLLAGPISARLGLSNLDPQGVLIIGAHEWARSIALELKSLQVGVRLIDSNRYHVGKAVHEGLNADCGNVFSEEFLENLDLTGIGHALALTANDEVNSFAETTLTHFIEKGDIYPLRSEREIDASSTSKTVNPVFGQDVSFTWLKREFERGAKLNHVTLRENFELAQFEEHYGNRALLMFCVDDDGKVRIFSAKTRIKPRIGSTLVFLETVTQEREKAEV; encoded by the coding sequence ATGGAAATTTCACTTTTTGGAACATTTGTCCTCGTTTTAGCTGTTGGAGCTGCTGCTCAGTGGATCGGCTGGCGGCTAAAGATACCTGCGATTTTGCTGCTTCTGGCAGCGGGTTTAACTGCCGGGCCGTTGACGGGGCTGATCCGCCCGGATGAAGCTTTCGGCGAGGTGCTTTTCCCGCTGGTCTCGGTCTCGGTGGCGATCATCCTGTTCGAGGGCGGACTGAGCCTCAAGCTTAGAGATCTGGCCAAGGGGGGGACATCGATCCTGCGGCTGGTTACGCTCGGCGGGGCTGTGACCTGGGCTATGGCTGGCTGGATGTCGTGGGCGCTGCTCGATTTTTCACCCATCTTGTCGGTGCTTTTCGGGGCGCTGCTGACAGTGACCGGGCCTACCGTGATTGGACCAATGCTGCGCGCGATTCGCCCGCGCGGTACGGTTAAAGCGATCGCCAAGTGGGAGGGGATTTTGAATGACCCGCTCGGGGTGTTGCTGGCGGTGTTGGTGTTCGAGGTGTATTTGTCCCGCCACTACGACGATGCGACCGCGGTTATCTTGTTGGGACTCGGGGAGACACTCTTAACGAGTATCCTGCTGGCCGGTGCGGCTGCGGCTATCCTGATCGCGCTCGTACGTGCGAAGCTCATGCCGGAGTTCCTGCATAACCTGTTCGTCCTCGCGCTGGTACTGGGAATTTTCGCCGCCTCGAACGCCGTGCTGGAGGAGTCCGGACTGCTGACGGTTACGCTCTTCGGGGTGATTTTGGCGAACCAGTCCGTGTTCAATGTGCGGCATATTATCGAGTTTAAGGAGAACCTGCAGGTGCTGCTCATCTCCTCGCTCTTTGTTGTGCTGGCCGCTCGTGTGAACTTCGAGGACTTCGCCGTGCTAGGCTGGCAGAGCGCTATTTTTATTGTCGCGTTGATCCTGATTGTGCGGCCGGTGGCCGTGATTGTGGCGACGTTCGGCTCTAAGCAGACGAACTGGCGCGAGCGGGTCCTGCTCATGCTGCTCGCTCCGCGCGGGATGGTTGCGATGGTTTTGACCTCGGTTTTCGCACTGCGGATCGAGCAGCAGGGGGACACCGCGGTGGGCGCCACGATGCTGGCAGTCATGCTGTTGGTCATCGTTACGACGGTGCTCGTGTACGGTCTGCTGGCCGGCCCGATCTCGGCCCGGTTGGGATTATCTAACCTCGACCCGCAGGGAGTGCTCATCATCGGTGCTCATGAGTGGGCGCGCTCGATCGCGCTAGAGCTGAAGTCGCTGCAGGTGGGCGTGCGCCTGATTGACTCAAACCGCTACCACGTCGGCAAGGCGGTGCACGAGGGGCTGAATGCCGACTGCGGGAATGTCTTTTCCGAGGAGTTTCTGGAAAACCTCGACCTGACGGGCATCGGCCACGCCCTCGCTCTGACCGCCAATGACGAGGTGAACAGCTTTGCGGAGACGACGCTGACGCACTTCATCGAAAAGGGGGACATCTACCCGCTGCGGTCCGAGCGTGAGATCGACGCCTCCTCGACGTCGAAGACTGTCAACCCGGTCTTCGGGCAGGATGTATCCTTTACCTGGCTGAAGCGTGAGTTTGAGCGCGGGGCTAAGCTGAACCACGTCACGCTGCGCGAGAACTTCGAGCTCGCGCAATTCGAGGAGCACTACGGCAACCGCGCGCTGCTGATGTTCTGCGTCGATGACGACGGAAAGGTCCGTATCTTCAGTGCCAAGACCCGCATTAAGCCGCGCATTGGGTCGACCCTGGTCTTTCTGGAGACCGTCACGCAGGAGCGTGAAAAGGCTGAGGTGTGA
- a CDS encoding glycerophosphodiester phosphodiesterase family protein, translated as MLIIAHRGASGKAPENTLAAVRRAWKLGADGVEIDIRLTKDGVPVCSHDERTGRLSDVDHAIADLTLAELKCIDVGDWKDPAYAGETIPTLEEVLDTIPERKTLLIEVKDVPATELARALTPILERRKAFIASRQVYFMSFFPDLLWTLQGHFPDLTQLLLADKLIRLPPKIPHHVPSDALPVHGIGFSHKLDIPAATLDALSRAGAILAVWTENDPERRQFWEDAGFDYLITDWPERFITGS; from the coding sequence ATGCTTATCATCGCACATCGAGGAGCCTCCGGAAAAGCCCCCGAAAACACGCTCGCGGCGGTTCGCCGAGCCTGGAAACTAGGAGCAGACGGCGTAGAGATCGATATTCGCCTGACTAAAGACGGCGTCCCAGTCTGCAGCCATGACGAGCGAACGGGTCGGCTCAGCGATGTCGACCATGCCATCGCGGATCTCACCCTCGCCGAGCTCAAGTGCATCGACGTCGGCGACTGGAAAGACCCAGCCTACGCGGGAGAAACCATCCCCACCCTGGAGGAAGTTCTCGATACCATACCCGAGCGCAAGACTCTCCTCATCGAGGTCAAAGATGTGCCTGCAACCGAACTCGCCCGCGCCCTCACGCCGATTCTTGAGCGCCGAAAAGCGTTCATCGCCTCGCGCCAGGTGTATTTCATGAGCTTTTTCCCGGACCTGCTCTGGACGCTTCAGGGGCATTTTCCGGATCTGACCCAGCTCCTGCTCGCCGACAAGCTCATCCGTCTGCCGCCGAAAATCCCGCACCATGTCCCCTCAGACGCGCTCCCGGTGCATGGGATCGGTTTTTCCCATAAGCTCGATATCCCCGCGGCGACTCTCGATGCCCTTAGCCGAGCGGGAGCCATCCTGGCCGTGTGGACCGAGAACGATCCCGAGCGCCGCCAGTTCTGGGAGGATGCCGGCTTCGACTACCTGATCACGGACTGGCCCGAGCGCTTCATCACAGGCTCCTGA
- a CDS encoding DUF805 domain-containing protein, whose product MDFKQLYLSIDGRIGRSTFWLKFALPIIIISIILNIIAGVMAGTDPNNPNPAGFAIVGIWNLLLIYPSICVYAKRWHDRDKSAWWILIGLIPFIGAIWTLIECGFLKGTDGSNRFGEDPVPTA is encoded by the coding sequence ATGGATTTCAAACAGCTCTATCTCTCTATCGACGGACGCATCGGCCGCTCCACATTCTGGCTGAAATTTGCCCTGCCGATCATTATTATTTCGATCATCCTGAACATCATCGCTGGCGTGATGGCAGGTACTGACCCTAACAACCCCAATCCGGCCGGGTTCGCGATCGTGGGTATCTGGAATCTGCTGCTCATCTATCCGAGCATCTGCGTCTATGCAAAGCGCTGGCATGACCGTGATAAATCAGCCTGGTGGATTTTGATCGGTTTGATTCCATTCATCGGAGCGATTTGGACACTGATTGAATGCGGGTTCCTTAAGGGCACGGACGGCTCCAACCGCTTCGGCGAGGACCCCGTCCCTACCGCCTAA
- a CDS encoding SAM-dependent chlorinase/fluorinase yields MCAHSHTPIALLTDFGTRDWYVGAMKGVILSRCPQATLVDISHEIAPGDIAAAAYALSRCWLDFPAGTVFLAVVDPGVGTARRAIAVKSQERFFVGPDNGLFAFLNSYEAREITNRVFMSDAPSHTFHGRDIFAPTAAQLAAGDAFSRVGPTLDTLTALQEPQPIFTDSGAEGCVLRFDHFGNAITNFSRADVTAHFSLESIRVVIGETPLPFVKTFGDVPAGSPLAYFGAGGFLEIAINGGSARDALKLAKHNPLKIFP; encoded by the coding sequence ATGTGCGCTCACTCTCACACGCCCATTGCCCTGCTGACGGATTTCGGCACGCGTGATTGGTATGTCGGCGCGATGAAGGGAGTCATCCTGAGCCGCTGTCCACAGGCGACACTCGTGGACATTTCCCACGAGATCGCACCGGGCGACATCGCGGCAGCAGCCTACGCCCTCAGCCGATGCTGGCTGGATTTCCCGGCAGGCACCGTATTTCTCGCCGTCGTCGATCCGGGAGTAGGCACCGCACGTCGGGCCATCGCCGTAAAATCCCAGGAGCGCTTTTTCGTCGGCCCTGATAACGGCCTCTTTGCTTTTCTAAACAGCTACGAAGCACGCGAGATCACGAACCGCGTCTTCATGAGCGACGCGCCATCACACACCTTTCACGGGCGCGATATCTTCGCCCCGACCGCCGCACAGCTGGCGGCAGGTGATGCGTTCTCCCGTGTCGGCCCGACGCTCGATACGCTCACGGCGCTCCAGGAACCGCAGCCCATTTTCACAGACAGCGGGGCCGAGGGCTGCGTGTTGCGCTTCGATCATTTTGGGAACGCCATTACGAATTTCAGCCGCGCCGACGTCACCGCTCATTTCTCGCTCGAGAGCATACGCGTCGTTATCGGCGAGACTCCCCTGCCCTTTGTTAAGACATTCGGCGATGTCCCGGCAGGCTCGCCGCTGGCGTATTTCGGCGCCGGCGGCTTTCTGGAAATTGCCATCAATGGCGGCAGCGCACGCGATGCGCTGAAGCTCGCAAAACATAATCCCCTGAAGATTTTTCCATGA
- a CDS encoding potassium channel family protein, which translates to MNLIEFIRFRKRRHLPMGKFAVLLSVLLITMVTYPFIDDYAWLSTLIAVIGLFTILAALWAVSDSKVAFVLTALLAVPAFGMNVLNSLAETDRYAYFAVPMAFAFYTLVNIKILRSVVTAKEVNWDILCGAISVYLLLGMNWTLIYTFIDMFDANAFSIHSSLAPEESVIGNRDYFFFSFVTLTTLGYGDIVPLTVPARVFAVLEAITGQLYIAVIIGKIISVSPLRNVMPAPMERHNKFHKTDEHTNTPTDAS; encoded by the coding sequence ATGAACCTGATTGAGTTTATCCGCTTCCGTAAGCGCCGCCATTTACCGATGGGTAAATTTGCGGTCCTGCTCAGCGTCCTGCTGATCACGATGGTGACATACCCCTTCATCGACGATTACGCCTGGCTGAGCACACTGATCGCCGTGATCGGTCTGTTCACGATTCTCGCTGCACTGTGGGCCGTGAGTGACAGTAAGGTCGCCTTTGTGCTGACCGCGCTACTGGCCGTCCCGGCCTTTGGCATGAACGTCCTCAACTCGCTCGCCGAAACCGATCGCTATGCCTACTTCGCCGTGCCGATGGCCTTCGCCTTCTACACGCTGGTCAACATCAAGATCCTCCGCAGCGTCGTCACGGCAAAGGAAGTTAACTGGGACATCCTCTGCGGCGCGATCAGCGTGTACCTGCTACTGGGGATGAACTGGACGCTGATCTATACCTTTATAGATATGTTCGATGCCAACGCCTTCAGCATCCATAGCTCACTCGCTCCCGAGGAAAGCGTGATCGGCAACCGCGACTATTTCTTTTTCAGCTTCGTCACACTAACCACCCTCGGCTACGGCGACATCGTCCCACTGACCGTGCCCGCCCGTGTCTTTGCCGTCCTGGAGGCGATCACCGGGCAGCTCTACATCGCCGTCATCATCGGTAAGATCATTTCTGTCTCGCCCCTACGCAATGTCATGCCCGCCCCCATGGAGCGGCATAACAAATTCCATAAGACCGACGAGCACACCAACACCCCGACCGACGCCTCATGA
- a CDS encoding MFS transporter: MKRLPKGALSWALYDWANTGYAMIGLALIFPRLYKTYWGSGLSDADQTFWFTLTVGVASFCVFVLAPILGSVAELGGIRKKLLLRFATVGMVACAGMYLIGEGDYVLATLVYLVGTVCFYSGNIFFDSMLDRVSTVENRHTISGLGFSFGYAAGFAILLMIFGVTTFYEKLGFSNVGDASRFLFVLAALWWAVFTLPLALCFHEERKHNPHNLKRTAALGLKEAWATLKDIIRNRNILWFLIAYQCYIDGVNTIITTAANYGSTIGFTQNQIYAAFFLVQIAGVPCALLFGVLGQRIGPRKMIFVAILIYLGVSFFGAFIDTTPMVIFGFSVSEIYILAVLIGMCQGGIQALSRSYFLSLVPPDKAVAYFGFYSMIGKSAAILGPMLMALSALIFNNPEHPVLSTRIGMGMISILFFLGAGFLAIAGRRSKAAASQPL, encoded by the coding sequence ATGAAACGACTCCCTAAAGGTGCGCTGTCCTGGGCGCTCTACGACTGGGCCAATACCGGCTACGCTATGATCGGCCTGGCGCTGATCTTTCCGCGCCTTTATAAAACGTACTGGGGCAGCGGCCTGAGCGACGCCGACCAGACGTTCTGGTTTACGCTGACGGTCGGCGTGGCCAGCTTCTGCGTCTTCGTACTCGCCCCCATTCTGGGAAGTGTGGCCGAGCTGGGCGGCATCCGTAAAAAGCTCCTCCTGCGCTTTGCCACGGTCGGGATGGTGGCCTGCGCCGGGATGTACCTGATCGGCGAGGGCGACTATGTGCTGGCAACCCTTGTGTATCTAGTGGGCACGGTCTGCTTTTACAGCGGAAATATTTTCTTCGACTCGATGCTGGACCGCGTTTCCACCGTCGAGAACCGGCACACGATCAGCGGACTGGGTTTCTCCTTCGGATACGCGGCGGGCTTTGCCATCCTCCTGATGATTTTCGGGGTGACGACTTTTTATGAAAAGCTCGGCTTTTCAAATGTCGGCGATGCGAGTCGCTTCCTGTTTGTGCTGGCTGCCCTGTGGTGGGCGGTCTTCACCCTGCCGCTTGCCCTGTGCTTTCATGAGGAGCGCAAACACAACCCGCACAACCTCAAGCGGACGGCCGCCCTCGGACTGAAGGAGGCCTGGGCGACGCTCAAGGACATCATCCGCAACCGGAACATCCTCTGGTTTCTGATCGCCTATCAGTGCTACATCGACGGGGTGAACACCATCATCACCACCGCTGCCAACTACGGCAGCACCATCGGGTTTACCCAGAACCAGATCTACGCCGCCTTTTTCCTCGTGCAGATCGCAGGCGTGCCCTGCGCCCTTCTCTTTGGGGTGCTCGGCCAGAGGATAGGGCCGCGAAAGATGATCTTTGTCGCTATCCTGATCTATCTCGGGGTGAGCTTTTTCGGGGCATTTATCGACACCACGCCGATGGTCATCTTCGGGTTCAGTGTTTCGGAAATCTACATCCTGGCGGTGTTGATCGGGATGTGCCAGGGCGGCATCCAGGCACTGAGCCGCAGCTACTTCCTGAGCCTTGTCCCCCCGGACAAGGCGGTGGCGTACTTCGGGTTCTACTCCATGATCGGTAAAAGCGCGGCCATCCTTGGGCCGATGCTAATGGCGCTTTCGGCCCTGATTTTCAACAACCCGGAGCATCCGGTCCTGAGCACCCGCATCGGCATGGGCATGATTTCGATCCTGTTTTTCCTCGGAGCGGGCTTCCTCGCCATTGCCGGGCGCCGGTCAAAAGCTGCGGCATCCCAGCCTCTCTGA
- a CDS encoding GNAT family N-acetyltransferase — protein sequence MDKLTVRPMLRDELETAVEWAAREGWNPGLRDADVFWETDPEGFLAAEADGRMVGCGSMVSYDGDYGFVGFFIVEPGRRHEGIGFPHLGGALLESARKRLKPSAPVGIDGVFAAQEAYARYGFVFSHRNLRMAGIGQAATPAGYLSELSRVPFSEVEACDFRHFGFSRRRFLERWIKPAGGLALGAVSEGRLTGYGVVRPCREGYKIGPLFAETSEIADDLYRALADRASGYPVYLDTPENNPAALALAERHGLKEVFGCARMYLGEAPALPWENIYGVTTFELG from the coding sequence ATGGATAAGCTGACGGTACGGCCCATGCTCCGCGACGAGCTCGAGACTGCTGTGGAGTGGGCAGCCCGTGAGGGCTGGAACCCCGGTCTGCGGGATGCCGATGTGTTCTGGGAGACAGATCCTGAGGGCTTTCTCGCCGCCGAAGCCGATGGTCGCATGGTCGGGTGTGGCTCGATGGTCTCCTACGACGGTGACTACGGCTTTGTCGGTTTCTTTATCGTCGAGCCGGGGCGGCGTCACGAGGGCATTGGTTTTCCCCATCTGGGTGGCGCTCTGCTGGAGAGTGCCAGAAAGCGCCTGAAGCCGTCGGCACCGGTCGGGATCGACGGAGTTTTCGCGGCTCAGGAGGCGTATGCCCGCTACGGTTTTGTCTTTTCGCACCGAAATCTGCGCATGGCCGGGATTGGGCAAGCGGCGACGCCCGCCGGATATTTGAGCGAACTGTCGCGCGTGCCCTTCAGCGAGGTGGAAGCCTGCGATTTTCGGCACTTCGGGTTTTCCCGCCGCAGATTTCTTGAGCGCTGGATCAAGCCCGCGGGCGGTCTGGCTCTCGGTGCGGTGAGTGAGGGGAGGCTCACGGGGTACGGCGTAGTGCGTCCGTGCCGGGAGGGCTATAAGATCGGGCCGCTCTTTGCCGAGACCTCAGAGATTGCGGATGACCTTTACCGTGCATTGGCGGACAGGGCCAGCGGGTACCCGGTCTATCTCGATACGCCTGAGAACAATCCCGCCGCGCTCGCCCTGGCTGAGCGTCACGGCCTGAAGGAGGTCTTCGGGTGTGCGCGCATGTACCTCGGTGAGGCTCCGGCACTGCCCTGGGAGAATATCTACGGCGTCACGACGTTCGAGCTGGGCTGA
- a CDS encoding PLP-dependent transferase, with product MSNLTHHPLGKPVPDSVHAVCVSLPTMRDVMGYEEKRPETLAEVKFAYPRFVFHDYVLQAAAQGAKKHGLAGRAVYAVASEQSAREMATWMKLPEFAIVPEGDFVLIHFPDTPVACDAAKAFLQHTGTSISSRQSEAYLRQEGLLDKIQPEVRQDAGAQETVLTTLQEYLPTPSLHLCSSGMNAFYAALKAARKVQAPRGRRLYLQLGWLYLDTMKILEKFLGPDEDVIVQTDVFDGAAIEKIFAEHGDRLAGVVTELPTNPLVHTLDVDRLGELCEKHGVIRIYDPSLAGLVNVDLLPHTDMLVTSLTKYAAHEGDVMSGVLALNPESPFYDELSACAAVECETPYAGDVARLAVQIGDMPAVAAQVNANALALAEHLSRSAAVAKLFTPLEGKSAANFRRIARSDTSVGAILTFDLSGPLADFYDHARVVKGPSFGTSYTMMCPFLYLAHYDLVSTPEGRSHLQARGLNPELIRLSVGTEPVEEIIEALGL from the coding sequence GTGTCCAACCTGACCCACCATCCCCTCGGTAAGCCCGTCCCCGACAGCGTTCACGCCGTCTGCGTGAGCCTGCCCACGATGCGCGACGTCATGGGCTACGAGGAAAAACGCCCCGAGACACTGGCCGAGGTCAAGTTCGCGTACCCGCGTTTTGTCTTCCACGACTATGTGCTGCAGGCCGCGGCACAGGGGGCGAAAAAGCATGGGCTGGCCGGGCGAGCGGTCTATGCGGTCGCCTCCGAGCAGTCTGCCCGCGAGATGGCCACCTGGATGAAGCTGCCAGAGTTTGCCATCGTGCCGGAGGGTGATTTTGTCCTGATCCACTTCCCGGATACGCCCGTCGCTTGCGATGCCGCCAAGGCCTTTCTCCAGCACACCGGGACGAGTATTTCCTCCCGTCAGTCCGAGGCGTACTTGCGGCAGGAAGGTCTGCTCGACAAGATTCAGCCTGAAGTACGCCAGGATGCCGGGGCTCAGGAAACCGTTCTCACCACACTACAGGAGTATCTGCCCACGCCTTCTCTGCACCTGTGCAGCAGCGGCATGAACGCCTTTTACGCGGCGCTCAAGGCAGCCCGAAAGGTGCAGGCCCCGCGTGGCCGCAGGCTCTACCTCCAGCTCGGCTGGCTCTACCTGGACACGATGAAGATCTTGGAGAAATTTCTCGGGCCGGACGAGGACGTCATCGTGCAGACGGATGTTTTTGACGGGGCGGCGATTGAGAAAATTTTTGCCGAGCACGGGGACCGGTTGGCGGGAGTCGTGACCGAGCTGCCGACGAATCCGCTTGTGCACACGCTCGATGTGGATCGGCTGGGTGAGCTCTGTGAAAAGCACGGGGTGATCCGCATCTACGATCCGAGTCTGGCCGGACTGGTCAATGTCGACCTGCTGCCGCATACAGACATGCTGGTGACGAGCCTGACCAAGTATGCCGCGCATGAGGGCGATGTCATGAGTGGCGTGCTCGCCCTGAACCCCGAGTCCCCTTTTTATGACGAGTTGAGCGCCTGCGCAGCGGTCGAGTGTGAGACCCCCTATGCCGGTGACGTCGCGCGGCTGGCCGTGCAGATCGGGGACATGCCTGCTGTGGCTGCGCAAGTCAACGCCAACGCCCTCGCTCTGGCTGAGCACCTTTCCCGCTCGGCGGCAGTGGCCAAGCTCTTTACCCCGCTGGAGGGGAAATCGGCGGCGAACTTCCGCCGTATCGCCCGCAGCGATACCTCAGTCGGTGCGATCCTGACCTTTGATCTCAGCGGGCCTCTGGCGGACTTTTATGACCATGCGCGCGTAGTTAAGGGGCCGAGCTTTGGCACCAGCTACACCATGATGTGCCCCTTCCTGTATCTGGCCCATTACGATCTGGTCAGTACGCCCGAGGGGCGCAGTCACCTGCAGGCTCGCGGTCTGAACCCCGAGCTGATCCGCCTGTCCGTCGGGACTGAGCCGGTCGAGGAAATTATCGAGGCTCTGGGACTGTAA